The genomic region AATTTGGAATATTGTGTCGGGTAAAAATGACCACTTTTGATTTATGCGGAGATAAATCAAAACCTAGATTACTTATATTCTGGATGAAAGGTGTAACTGCTGTATTCAAACTTTGTAAACTTTTATCATAACTTCTTGCATGTGTGTAAAAGACGAAATCATCAGCGTACTGAATTATATTTGCATTAGGTGAAATATTGTGCATAGGTGTATATATTGAAAAGTAATGGTGATAAAACCGATCCTTGAGGTAAACCCTTTGTTACCAAACGATATTCAGAAATGATGCCGTTATCTTTTCTGATCGCTACTGATCTATTTATGTAGAGTTTAAGTATGGTGTCTGCTACTTCTTCTGGAATTTGTAAGTTAATCATTTTATTTCGTAGTATAGTCCAGTCTACACTATCATAAGCTCCTTTTATATCAAGAAATAATGAAGCTTGGTAGTCATTTCGAGAAAGACACAGCCGTATATCTGTAACCAGTTGACCAACAGCATCACCAGTgccataatttattttaaaaccgtaCTGACTTTGAGGAAAAGCATTTGTGTTCTTGAACCACCATTCCAATATGTTTTTGACAATCCTTTCAAACATTTTTAATATACATGGTAGCAAAGAAATGGGTCTGTATGATTCGCTTTCATCTGGGTTTTTATCGGGTTTCAGAATAGGCAcaacaataacttttttccactCTTCGATACATTCACCGCGTATCCAAATGTCGTTCATTATttgggttaaaaatattttagcatTCATTGGTAAATGATAAAGCATAGGATATCGAATTTGATCATATCCAGGAGAGGTATTTTTTCTATTATCTAATGCAAAGTCAATTTCATTTAAACCTATAGGCTCCAAAAATATACGATGATTTTTCTTGTTTTGTTCTCGCTTGGTCATTAAATGGTTTATATTGTTATACACCATTGGCGGAgctattatatcgaaaaaatgaTCTTGATAGAGTTACCAAATTTCTTAGTGGTTTTAGTATGTCTTTGCATTTTTTTTTGCTTGGGTCCAGAGCTCCGTAACtggagtatttttgtttaaattcgcACACCACATACGCCAGTTATATTTAGCTTTTTCTTTGAGATACTTCTTAACTCTAGCTATATAACTTCTTTGCACATTATGTAATTTTCTAGAGtgctatttattttataaaaatgcaGTTTGTGTTTTCTCTCTTTTATAGCTGCCTCACATTCGTTGTCCCACGAAGGTGGTAAAACTTTTGTGAATTTATTTCTAGGAGCCTTGTTTATAGGTATTGCTGTTGAGGCCGCAGCGTTAATTCCTTCTATTAAAAAATCGTATTTAGATTGCGTTGTATTATCTTCAGGATGGTTTTCGGTAAAAAATGTACACGCTGTATCTTCGTATATATCCCAGTTTGCCTTGCGTAGATTCCATTTAGTCAGTTTCTTAGGTACACCCATATCAACCACTGCGTTTCATAGTTAATTAGGTCATAAGCATAATACTACAAAGCTTATTTTGGCTTATTATTATTTACTTGTTTAGGTCTGAAGTGACACTGGTAGTCATTCACTATTTCTTCGGTGTAGGATAGTAATAATTTCGTCAATACCGATGCCAATACATACTTTATACTTAGGATCGATTAGTAAAATTTCTTCTTACTGTTAGTTCTTAAACGAGTAGgtacatctttatttttttattttttgttctaaGGCGTTTACTATTATTTGATAAATTTGATGTTCATGacatcttttttttaattagttatGAGTCAACATTGTCCAAACCCGGGAATGTGTCGATTATATTTGCCGATAATTTTTATTGTATTTCTAATTTCTTCTAGGCTTGttgaagttatttttattttattattatagtaACTTTCGACTATGTACTTAATTTCGGCGGTGAGCAATTCTGCATTTTATTAGTTTATAACTCTATTAAAGTTGGGTCTTCTTAGATACGAGCCTCTcttttgttgtcgtacttccctttaaaatgttttattttcattttctcttttttccttaGTGTTTGTCTAACAGCGGCTCCCTCCCTGGTTATGTTAAGTGGTCACTATTTTGCGCTAATAATTGGGTTGATATGTGCCAATTGATTCTTCTTTTATTTACAACAATATACCTTTTTACTGCtttaattaattaaacagctaagTCAGCTAACTTTATCTACTACATAAACAGCCCTTATTTATGTTTGGAACGAAATATAATTACCACATTTTCAAAGAAAAAACTTAACGGCCACACTGCTTAAACGTAATGGTAGGggagtccaagcggggatttttgcggttactcgagcgcgtcagattatggcatggggagaaatcttgtaccctgtaaatgtacccctaccatatattagATCTTAGTACAGGGGATTTCGTTAAGcataaggggggcccgaaaaaaaattctatcattagaaatagtccaaatcgtcagattaagataaggtaagttaaatacatgcaaaaaaagtgtatatttcaaaaatctgacggtttgagacgggtgtaaggaaatgggtgagtcacaaagtttcacaagaaaaaagcaaatatttcgagaaataaagtcagatcgaaaaactaaaaaatacgtcttctatattttttttaaaatctatcgaatggtactaaacactaaccccacggagaggggtgggggtaaatttaaaatttttaataagaaccacgcgatatttcgcgaaataaacatcagatggAAAAACTGCGAAatatacgtattcaatatttttgaaaaatcgatcgaatgataccaaacacgccccccccccccccaaagatggggagggggttactttaaaatattaagtaggagcccccattttttattgcagatttggattccttgcataaaaataagtaacttttattcgaaacattttttcaaattatggatagataaagttataatcggaaaaaaacgattgttgtaaatcgaaaattaaattaaaaaatggaaagttcccacttaagtggaaaactttacttaactttttttggttttaggacctaatcttcacagcccaataggtccccataacgctcgaataactgcacatttagcatactttcctcccctactataattaTATCTGTGATACAAATACCAATTTTGTTTTGTAGGTTTTATCATAATAAATAACTAAATCAACGATCGTCTTTTATTAGTTTATAACGAACATTAGCAAAAATATCGTATATTCTCTCAACTTTCTCCGCCTTTCTAAAATCTCCATTTCTATAAATAAGAAATATTATGCACCAAAACAGCCAGCAAATACCTGAAACAAGAATAACGTCATTATTAATGAACAATTacttaaaaaaagataaacaaatatgTAAAAGGAATAATCCATGCCATCCGACACGACTGAACTCCTCGAACATCCCTGTTGCTACACACGTTCTGACCATTACTACTGTTAGTCTGTCAGGCTGTCGGAATGGCACGGTTGTACAACCAAATCGGTCTGCCCGACCGTCGCGTCGGGTACAAAAagcacacatacacacacacaccaACCGTCGGGCCCAATGTTCTCGGACACGACAGTTGGTGGTTTAGTTGGGACGTGTATAGGCCTACGTGTAACAGCGCTGCAGACCTTATCGGCCTACGGCTTCTAAATgctggataatatttctccattcttttTGGTCCTCTGCACTCTCTTCAGTTCTTCACTCCGATTTCTTCTAAATCCCTCTCTGCAGCCTCTaaccatctctttcttgggcgtcCTCGTCTCCTTTTTCTAAATTATCTGTCATTAaatattcgtttgacgtttctaCTTTCTGGCATTCGAGTAATACGTCCCAGCCATCTAGCTCTTTGGGATTGTATTTTTGATCTCCCATATATCttcattacttcttcatttgttcgtcCCCTCCAGATTTTTTCCGCTATCTGTATACCTCCAAAAATCTTTCTCATGACCTTTTCCCATATCTGTATCTTTttctcctcttgttgattcattGCCCACGTTTCGCTCGCACACAACACTGTGGGTCGTATTATCCTTTAATATATTCTGATTTTcgcatttcttaatacatttttttcttttaatgtcGCTTTTAAGGAACCCACCTCTCGACTTCCCTTCAATAATTTTTTATCTATGTTTGTTCTTCTCTACCCGTTTCCCGTACTAGTTACAGTCACTACCAGGAGTCCCAGGTATTCGAATTCTAAtacttccttaaatttatattcatcgtcttctcctttcatttttatataggtatCTTCTTTCTTCATATCTCTTTTCATTACCATGTATTGAgtttttccttggttgattcttaatcCATACCTTTTTGCTTCCGCTTCGAACTTTCGGAAGATTTTTTGGAGGTGTTCCTTTGTTCTTGTTAGAGGATGACTAGATGATCAGGATAAGCTATAAAAATGCTGCCTGTTATTAAAGATAGTATCGCTTGTACTAATGTTAATCCTTCTTACTATGTGTTCTAGTACCAAGTCAAACAAATCTGTGGATAGAGGGTCACCCTGTTTCAGTCCTTTATTCactgtgaattgttttgaaaaatttccttcgattgttatcctgttttttgtattgttgagcgTCATTCTCACTAATTTAATCAGCTTTGTTTAACACTAGAAAGccggaggggccaatttggctcctgttgcgatttaaagttattgtagtttttttatttgaggcaataatattttcatattttatgacttttaatattttgatacaaagccttatttaaaacaaaaaatattgtttactaataAATTTATTTAACGGTTAATTTAACAAATCTACCGTAGAAGTCTAAAGAGGCCAAATTGGCCccgtgtaagttattatcgttttctggtaAGTTCGACgatcctttctttcaaattcctgtcgaatgggtaaaattatatttatgtatgtttattgtaaatggttacccttatactggtactgatcatctacgtaataaagatacaattgttggcgaacacaagtgaacacaaagatgcaattgttggtgtagaggacaaaatgacgcgtctttataactttatactacaaaagcaacttcaagacgatggcctatgtacgtgttttatcatactcttgacttggaagcaataaatgcatggattatttataaagaaataactggaagtagactcagtttccgtaagtttattcttcggctgtgtgaagaaatatgggccccataccttgtctcccgaaatctggaactacgtctagcaacaccaggtacaccaacaactatcactgttactatccaaaaacgaaaaaaatatcagttgaaaatattttgtaaaggaagtCATACTTCAAATCATTACCACggttgtaacaaggcaatgtgtggcaaatatcaaaaactgcaaattgtatggtgttccgaatgtttttgatgggcagcgaatgtgttaaacaataaaagtaaaaaaataaaattagattctACCGTCTAGAGTTGATTTAATTTCtgtaaactgagttttaattgattaaagaacgtggggccaaaatgatcccttccggctttctaggtaggtatgctaaGCCAGACATTAAGTAGGTATGCTAAGCCAGACATTTGGAACTACACATGTTGTCCATTGATTTTaaaactaagggccggttgttcgaacgctaatcatcaatgattattatcaaataattaattactgtcaatgtcaattgttaaaacataattaattacaattctgagactataatcaattaatataacaataattattaacataattaataataaatctcataattgtaattaattatgttttcagcaacccaaacaaagttgacattgacagttttggtgacagtaattaaatatttaataatgatcattgttgattattaaatatttaatttagttttaaaatcaaTGGACAACATGTGTAGTTCCAAATTTTGTTAGTAGCTGTTGTTCTGTATTAGTCttaataaacatatttgatctgttgttgatcttcctggtctaaaacctcTTTGGTATTCTCCAATGATCTTGTTTACCTCCTTTTGCAATCACGAAAAATGGTCGCCATTAAAATTACGTACATATTATTGCAAGGGGAAAAAgcggaaaataaaaataatttttactcaCCAACATAAATAAAATTCAATATGAGATCATCAACTAAATACCATCTCATATGCTTGATTCCTTTTATAACCATAAATGTCATGTAAATGAAGGGTAAAAACGTAATAAATAACCATGGCAACAAAAATATAACTGCgttctgaaaaataaaaaaattatattgttatATTGAAGCTAACTTTATATTGTTCAATATTGTTATGTATACGGAATCCTCATTATGAATCCAGAATGATCCAGAATAACGTTCAAACGTGCTTCCTAGTGGCGGGAAacaggcaacaatacattggttTATAGGACAGCCCTTACGGTAGAGGTCCTAACCTATACAGAGACTAGGAAGAAAGACTAGAAATAGGTATTACAcggtattgtaccctcggagatccgtggaaaaaatttacacccaaaataacaaaattcagtttggcaacactgtgcgaatgttgatagtaacatatcctttttaagataagcacaactgtaatttagtccaaacaaattaatatatttttttgccaacaaaaatgagatttttcaaccaaataatgtttcaaatatgatgtgcaaaataatttttaactgggttctgctaatgggcttgctttttttgtcattaaagtaaaaaaaactaaattttattcattaaatcaatgttgtccggttatcgtcttaattattttaactgtactaatatccgttgagtaattctgaatgatgaataggtcgttaaaacattttatctatagcggcttctggaatatcttaaaaatatcgaatttcattgataaaatgcgcatattccaccgatcttcgcttcgacaatacaCATATTTCTGTCGTCTCTTTCTATTATGACGGATATAATGCTGATGTCATCGATATAGAGCCATGTTAGATTAGCTCTTCCTATATTCAACTGCCTTATCACATATTCGAGATACATATTGAGTAGTGTCGGTGCCAGCCTGTCTGCTTGCTATAATCAGTTGACTATTCAAAAGTTATCAGTGAGCTCATTTTGTATTCTGAGAGTTGCTGTTGACGAGTCCTTTGGAGAATGTTAAATCTATGCAACATTTGATGGGCCCGGATAGCTCAggagtagtgttgcccaaaatcggtcttggtcttgcagtcttggtcttgttcttgcattttcgcaagaccaagaccaagaccgcctaactTTACCAAGACCAAGAGCAAAACTGACcctgcaagatttgagcaagaacaagactagaAGTATCTACACTGCGAGACtattgcgtcttgcagttagtaCCGAGTGTCATTTAGGTAGTATAATatttcgggtatatgcttagatgcATAGAGACTCTATGAGACGCAAAAAAGatctaacaaaaatttgtaaaattggacttatgcgcattacgaacaataccctAAGCAtgcatagcgaatcaaaatatctattaaaataaCATTTGCCACATTtgatacgtactcagaggtcataagtacctacaatataaaaataaaacattttgaaCATTCATTTTAGCAGACGATTTctttgctctgaaattaattgtccagattttgataatagccgccacaatattttaaaaatatgtaatcttgtttagctgataaaaaatataatacaattatataaaaattttaacgGCCTAAGTTATTAGACTAAACCTTGTTTGTGCTGAGTGTGCGATATCAGTTAAACAAACCGAAAATTGCTGAAAATGCGCGGCTATTTTCGACTAACAACTATCAAACAACAGTCTACTTCTATAATATTTGAACATaatgaacaataagtttcttTCTTTGATATGCCATTCTTTCGGCGTTTATGACACCGACACATGTCGCGTTGTTAATCGCGAGGCAGATTATGTTACCTTTTCAGTTTTCGGTATGCTTATCTTTGATAAAGAAATTTGAACTCATCATTCTTTTTAATCACGTAGCAGACTACAAACAAAAAATTAACAGTTTAAATTTCATTGACACTTGAATGATACAAGATGAAATCTCCATTTTCATgcttttttaaattactttaatAATTATAGTATTAATGTTATTCAAAAGTAACGAGACAAATAATTAACAGATAATTCCGGCTACCCTATAAACAAGATACCGAAATATTTAAAGTAACGAAGTAACGGTAGGGTATTGGACTATTGGACTAGGGAAAGTAACAATATCCTTTAGGTtacgttcactacggagaccatcgcATGGTATCCTAGGCTAGAGCATAGTATCCT from Diabrotica virgifera virgifera chromosome 3, PGI_DIABVI_V3a harbors:
- the LOC114349200 gene encoding uncharacterized protein LOC114349200 isoform X1, coding for MVLKRLIRINFTKLAVCLIGIIHAILLYFGINTIVSESLYYENNDDLQFRENIEGLVLYGLHIIIIAFLFYSICKNAVIFLLPWLFITFLPFIYMTFMVIKGIKHMRWYLVDDLILNFIYVGICWLFWCIIFLIYRNGDFRKAEKVERIYDIFANVRYKLIKDDR
- the LOC114349200 gene encoding uncharacterized protein LOC114349200 isoform X2; translated protein: MVLKRLIGINFTKLAVCLIGIIHAILLYFGINTIVSESLYYENNDDLQFRENIEGLVLYGLHIIIIAFLFYSICKNAVIFLLPWLFITFLPFIYMTFMVIKGIKHMRWYLVDDLILNFIYVGICWLFWCIIFLIYRNGDFRKAEKVERIYDIFANVRYKLIKDDR